One Chitinophaga varians DNA window includes the following coding sequences:
- a CDS encoding acyltransferase family protein: protein MATTSVADETAVNKPKKKFIGYIHHFRGIAIIYVVAAHILVRWPDNSVIHRILDLIWQNSTILFLFIAGYLFQHLSHKFEYRDYLKKKFQNVISPYLILSLPVIVYRLYTLDVPGFTTDLHPDFATWPRWEQAGYYLLHGAHLQQLWFIPMISLYYLIAPLLIYMDRHPKWYYLLVPLFIISLVIKRSVLSDTLVMAVHFLSVYVFGMFLSRYKDEFLEFAKRNVLLITVLPLAFIIANYFVPEWLYDRFDFTHKVLFCPFYIYWLWRFEKYVPKWVDTLAVLSFGLYFVHYFFVLFLRGVSMKLMHDEIPGNLLTWTLSFFFVMMCSVAALKIAKKVLGDKSKYFVGC, encoded by the coding sequence ATGGCAACAACATCTGTGGCGGACGAAACCGCTGTCAATAAACCCAAAAAGAAATTTATCGGCTACATCCACCATTTCAGAGGCATCGCCATCATCTATGTGGTGGCCGCGCACATTCTGGTACGGTGGCCGGACAATTCTGTTATCCACCGGATACTGGACCTTATCTGGCAGAACTCCACTATCCTCTTCCTGTTTATTGCGGGTTATCTGTTCCAGCACCTGTCGCACAAATTTGAGTACCGGGATTATCTGAAAAAGAAGTTCCAGAACGTTATATCTCCTTATCTGATCCTGTCGTTGCCAGTGATCGTCTACCGCCTGTATACGCTGGACGTGCCCGGCTTTACCACAGACCTGCATCCCGATTTCGCCACCTGGCCCCGCTGGGAACAGGCAGGCTATTATCTGCTGCACGGCGCGCACCTGCAGCAACTGTGGTTTATCCCGATGATTTCGCTCTATTATCTCATCGCTCCCCTGCTGATATACATGGACCGTCATCCAAAGTGGTACTATCTATTGGTCCCGCTGTTTATTATCTCCCTGGTGATAAAAAGAAGTGTGTTGAGCGATACCCTCGTGATGGCCGTACACTTCCTGTCTGTCTATGTCTTCGGGATGTTCCTCAGTCGTTATAAAGATGAGTTTCTCGAATTCGCCAAAAGAAACGTGTTGCTCATCACCGTGCTGCCCCTTGCCTTTATTATCGCCAATTACTTCGTGCCCGAATGGCTATACGACCGGTTTGACTTTACGCATAAGGTGCTCTTCTGCCCCTTCTATATTTATTGGTTATGGCGCTTTGAAAAATATGTGCCCAAATGGGTAGACACCCTGGCCGTATTGAGCTTTGGCCTCTATTTCGTGCACTATTTCTTTGTGTTGTTCCTGAGAGGAGTGAGCATGAAACTCATGCATGACGAAATTCCCGGCAACCTGCTCACCTGGACGCTCTCTTTCTTCTTTGTGATGATGTGCTCAGTCGCCGCCCTGAAAATCGCCAAAAAAGTCCTGGGCGATAAAAGCAAGTATTTTGTGGGATGCTGA